Proteins encoded in a region of the Saccharothrix ecbatanensis genome:
- a CDS encoding LacI family DNA-binding transcriptional regulator, with amino-acid sequence MTEQRPASNPVTMREVAAAVGVSVATVSLVVNNKKDARIGADTRRRVMEAIRELGYRPNALAKNLVQGSSRFIGLVADAIATTPFAGQIISGAQDEAWKHGFVLLVANTEGNESAEREAISMMLEHKVLGILYSTWFHRAADIPAALRETNFVLVNCFSPDGDSRAVVPDEEQGGRTATGMLVDRGHRRIAFVNTTTAAPARDGRLKGYRAALEAAGIPFDPDLVLDAIPNQEGGYGCVPDILRQGATAVFCHNDRVAMGLYDGLRQHGLAIPDDIAVVGFDNQEVIAAHLRPPLSTVALPHYELGVAGVRLLLGLDRVEEHALVRIECPPVERDSAGVRR; translated from the coding sequence ATGACGGAACAACGCCCGGCCTCGAACCCGGTCACCATGCGCGAGGTGGCGGCGGCGGTTGGTGTCTCCGTCGCCACGGTCTCCCTCGTCGTCAACAACAAGAAGGACGCCCGGATCGGCGCGGACACCCGCCGCCGCGTCATGGAGGCCATCCGCGAACTGGGCTACCGCCCGAACGCCCTGGCCAAGAACCTCGTGCAGGGCAGTTCCCGGTTCATCGGCCTGGTCGCCGACGCGATCGCCACCACGCCGTTCGCCGGGCAGATCATCAGCGGCGCGCAGGACGAGGCGTGGAAGCACGGGTTCGTGCTCCTGGTGGCGAACACCGAGGGCAACGAGTCCGCCGAGCGCGAGGCCATCTCGATGATGCTGGAGCACAAGGTGCTCGGCATCCTGTACTCGACGTGGTTCCACCGTGCCGCCGACATCCCCGCCGCCCTGCGCGAGACGAACTTCGTGCTCGTCAACTGCTTCTCACCGGACGGCGACTCGCGGGCCGTCGTCCCGGACGAGGAACAGGGCGGGCGCACCGCGACCGGGATGCTCGTGGACCGGGGGCACCGGCGGATCGCGTTCGTCAACACGACCACGGCCGCCCCCGCCCGCGACGGCCGGCTGAAGGGCTACCGGGCGGCGCTGGAGGCCGCCGGCATCCCGTTCGACCCGGACCTGGTCCTCGACGCCATCCCGAACCAGGAGGGCGGCTACGGCTGCGTCCCGGACATCCTGCGGCAGGGCGCGACGGCGGTGTTCTGCCACAACGACCGGGTGGCGATGGGCCTCTACGACGGCCTGCGGCAGCACGGCCTGGCCATCCCGGACGACATCGCCGTGGTCGGGTTCGACAACCAGGAGGTCATAGCCGCGCACCTGCGCCCGCCGCTGTCGACGGTCGCGCTGCCGCACTACGAACTCGGGGTCGCGGGCGTGCGCCTGCTGCTCGGCCTGGACCGGGTGGAGGAGCACGCGCTGGTCAGGATCGAGTGCCCGCCGGTGGAACGCGACTCGGCGGGCGTTCGTCGGTAG
- a CDS encoding carbohydrate ABC transporter permease, whose protein sequence is MIPGRSRLSVLIFLVPPLLLYGVAVLFPIVQSLFLSFFSWDGISDMEFVGLENYSRMLFGDDVFWHAFLNALGYLAICLVLQLGGALVVAGLLTSLRRGREVVKTLYLLPAVISTVAIAFLFQRIYSLEPEGLLNRVLGWVGLGDLRRAWLSDTDTVLAAVSAPEGWRFTGLYMLIIYAALLAVPKELEEAARLDGASRWQVFTRIRFPYIRPVWITTTIMAATFALRGFDIPYLLTNGGPGQSSELLTTYMYKTAFTSTDYGYASTISVFIVVECLVAVWLIVRLLGRKGDA, encoded by the coding sequence ATGATCCCCGGCCGGTCACGACTGTCGGTTCTGATCTTCCTGGTGCCCCCGCTGCTGCTGTACGGGGTCGCCGTGCTCTTCCCGATCGTCCAGTCGCTGTTCCTGAGCTTCTTCTCGTGGGACGGCATCAGCGACATGGAGTTCGTCGGGCTGGAGAACTACAGCCGGATGCTCTTCGGCGACGACGTCTTCTGGCACGCGTTCCTCAACGCACTGGGCTACCTGGCCATCTGCCTCGTCCTGCAACTGGGCGGCGCGCTGGTCGTGGCCGGCCTGCTCACGTCGCTGCGGCGCGGCCGGGAGGTCGTCAAGACGCTCTACCTGCTGCCCGCGGTCATTTCAACGGTCGCGATCGCGTTCCTGTTCCAGCGCATCTACTCGCTCGAACCCGAGGGCCTGCTGAACCGGGTGCTCGGCTGGGTCGGCCTCGGCGACCTGCGGCGCGCCTGGCTGTCCGACACCGACACCGTGCTCGCCGCGGTGTCGGCGCCGGAGGGGTGGCGCTTCACCGGCCTCTACATGCTCATCATCTACGCCGCGCTGCTCGCCGTGCCGAAGGAGCTGGAGGAGGCCGCCCGGCTCGACGGCGCGTCGCGGTGGCAGGTGTTCACCAGGATCCGCTTCCCGTACATCCGGCCGGTCTGGATCACCACGACGATCATGGCCGCCACGTTCGCGCTGCGCGGCTTCGACATCCCCTACCTGCTCACCAACGGCGGTCCGGGCCAGTCCTCGGAGCTGCTCACGACCTACATGTACAAGACCGCGTTCACCAGCACGGACTACGGCTACGCGAGCACCATCTCGGTGTTCATCGTGGTCGAGTGCCTGGTCGCGGTCTGGCTCATCGTTCGCCTGCTCGGACGGAAGGGGGACGCGTGA
- a CDS encoding carbohydrate ABC transporter permease, with protein MITQPAPAPVASPRTPRPAPRPRRKPSVHHALSTALIVVIVVVQVYPLAWLVLTSLRSEDDFAAGNPFGLPESITFDNYTRAFATGDTGTYILNSLIVTAGANLLIVLLGMMAAYALQVLGFKLAGFVRGLFLIGIIVPVQIALVPLFIDYASVDLLDTHLSMIIPLAGFALPMSVYLFSSFFQYIPREMYEAAALDGAGPYRVFGSITLPMSKNTVVTVVMVNSIFIWNDFIFANTFVLSEGLKTIPLGLQNYIGAMGKVDWTATFAAVCVMITPLLLAFLVLNKAMIYGLEQGATKG; from the coding sequence GTGATCACGCAACCCGCACCTGCCCCCGTCGCCTCGCCGCGCACCCCGCGCCCGGCCCCTCGACCGCGGCGCAAGCCGAGCGTCCACCACGCGCTGTCCACGGCGTTGATCGTCGTGATCGTGGTGGTGCAGGTCTACCCGCTCGCCTGGCTGGTGCTGACCAGCCTGCGCTCCGAGGACGACTTCGCGGCCGGCAACCCGTTCGGGCTGCCCGAGTCGATCACCTTCGACAACTACACCCGCGCGTTCGCCACCGGCGACACCGGGACGTACATCCTCAACAGCCTGATCGTCACGGCGGGCGCGAACCTGCTGATCGTGCTGCTCGGGATGATGGCGGCCTACGCGTTGCAGGTGCTCGGGTTCAAGCTCGCGGGCTTCGTCCGCGGCCTGTTCCTGATCGGGATCATCGTGCCCGTGCAGATCGCGCTGGTCCCGCTGTTCATCGACTACGCCTCGGTCGACCTGCTCGACACGCACCTGTCGATGATCATCCCGCTGGCGGGCTTCGCGCTGCCGATGTCGGTGTACCTGTTCTCGTCGTTCTTCCAGTACATCCCGCGCGAGATGTACGAGGCGGCGGCGTTGGACGGCGCGGGGCCGTACCGCGTGTTCGGCTCGATCACGCTGCCGATGTCGAAGAACACCGTCGTGACCGTGGTGATGGTCAACAGCATCTTCATCTGGAACGACTTCATCTTCGCGAACACGTTCGTGCTGTCCGAAGGGCTCAAGACCATCCCGCTGGGCTTGCAGAACTACATCGGGGCGATGGGGAAGGTCGACTGGACGGCCACCTTCGCGGCCGTCTGTGTCATGATCACCCCGCTGCTGCTCGCCTTCCTGGTGCTCAACAAAGCGATGATCTACGGGTTGGAACAGGGAGCCACCAAGGGATGA
- a CDS encoding sensor histidine kinase: protein MRRALVLVALACASAILVAVLVPLAVVTREVARRAALADAERSVTAVVGVIATADGRSAIARGLAEVVAVSGHAVSVYTPDGPVGAPRARGPQVDAARNGPLVEPVANGVVLLRPVRLGEETFVAEVFLAEEQLERGVGRVWAMLAAVVIAMVTGAVLLVDRLALGLVGSVRRLAMAAHRFGRGDLVERIDPTGPPELVDVALTFNLMAERITALLAVERSRAADLSHRLRTPLTALRIDVENLRGPGVDRVLRAARHLDEELDRMIRDASRPAATTAAGTSCDLAAVVAERTGFWSPLADDERRRHSVRCPDAPAPVPVAREDIAAVVDILIGNVFRHTQPGTEFRVTVHADGHRVTLAVDDAGPGFPDPSNAPRPSSGSTGLGLDIARRVVEATGGVVRLRRSPLGGAQVVLAFARAS from the coding sequence ATGAGACGGGCGCTGGTGCTGGTGGCGCTGGCGTGCGCGTCGGCCATCCTGGTCGCGGTCCTCGTGCCGCTGGCGGTGGTCACGCGCGAGGTCGCGCGCCGCGCCGCTCTCGCCGATGCCGAACGTTCCGTGACAGCCGTGGTCGGCGTCATTGCCACTGCCGACGGACGAAGTGCCATCGCACGTGGGTTGGCCGAGGTCGTCGCCGTTTCCGGGCACGCCGTGTCGGTGTACACGCCCGACGGGCCGGTGGGCGCCCCGCGTGCGCGCGGCCCGCAGGTCGACGCCGCGCGGAACGGGCCGCTCGTCGAACCCGTGGCGAATGGCGTCGTGCTGCTCAGACCGGTGCGGCTGGGCGAGGAGACGTTCGTGGCGGAGGTGTTCCTGGCCGAGGAACAGCTGGAGCGCGGTGTGGGCCGGGTGTGGGCGATGCTCGCGGCCGTCGTCATCGCCATGGTCACGGGCGCGGTGCTGCTGGTGGACCGGCTCGCGCTCGGCCTCGTCGGCTCGGTGCGCCGCCTCGCGATGGCGGCGCACCGCTTCGGGCGGGGTGATCTGGTGGAGCGCATTGACCCGACCGGCCCGCCGGAGTTGGTCGACGTCGCGCTCACGTTCAACCTCATGGCCGAGCGCATCACCGCACTGCTCGCCGTCGAGCGATCCCGTGCCGCGGACCTGTCGCACCGACTCCGCACCCCGCTGACGGCGTTGCGGATCGACGTGGAGAACCTCCGCGGCCCCGGCGTCGACCGCGTGCTGCGAGCCGCCCGCCACCTCGACGAGGAACTCGACCGGATGATCCGCGATGCCTCCCGACCCGCTGCCACAACGGCCGCGGGCACGTCGTGCGACCTCGCGGCCGTGGTCGCCGAACGGACCGGGTTCTGGTCGCCGCTGGCGGATGACGAACGGCGGCGGCACTCGGTGCGCTGCCCGGACGCCCCGGCGCCGGTGCCGGTTGCCCGGGAGGACATCGCCGCCGTGGTGGACATCCTCATCGGCAACGTGTTCCGGCACACCCAGCCGGGCACCGAGTTCAGGGTGACGGTGCACGCGGACGGGCACAGGGTGACGCTCGCGGTGGACGACGCGGGCCCAGGCTTCCCCGACCCGTCGAACGCACCACGGCCGTCGAGCGGCTCGACCGGGCTGGGCCTGGACATCGCGCGTCGGGTCGTCGAGGCCACCGGGGGAGTGGTGCGCTTGCGCCGGTCGCCGCTGGGCGGCGCCCAGGTCGTGCTGGCATTCGCCCGCGCGTCTTAA
- a CDS encoding ABC transporter substrate-binding protein: protein MKNFTAIAATAVAAIVLAACGGGQKAGDASDVDPKGDIVPREISWLLSRPADGAVITIMRKLADDYAKDHAGFKLNLITTPDRPSYIQKYETLAAANKLPELFDTDATPFARKLAKQGRMLDAEKLLKSVGVHDDYRPNALNYQRFDDGSLHMIPFQFELEFFWYNKALLRQADVEPPKSLDDIPAMCTALRKAGITPFALNGQDQWPLERYAAYQPFRVAGPDYVQKLKKGEATFADPAGQKAVTWLSELGKAQCFQEGFSSQGYSDAQNLFTSGKAALYNIGTWELASLATDELNPAVRDEIDYFTVPAGPDSVTAANEYVVSSGIGMAVNSATFDPLVRDFLKFALERYPAEYAATGALSPTKDVRTTIPANATPLYRKAIEQSNDLGSKLAMPWDTQLDPTSNTRLQQELVLLVQGGTTPAEFTSTMDSTIAQNAPKFFK, encoded by the coding sequence ATGAAGAACTTCACCGCGATTGCCGCGACGGCCGTCGCCGCGATCGTGCTCGCCGCGTGCGGCGGCGGCCAGAAGGCGGGCGACGCGTCCGATGTGGACCCGAAGGGCGACATCGTGCCCCGCGAGATCTCCTGGCTGCTGTCACGGCCGGCCGACGGCGCGGTGATCACGATCATGCGGAAGCTCGCCGATGACTACGCGAAGGACCACGCGGGCTTCAAGCTGAACCTCATCACGACGCCCGACCGGCCGTCCTACATCCAGAAGTACGAGACGTTGGCCGCCGCGAACAAGTTGCCCGAGCTGTTCGACACCGACGCGACGCCGTTCGCGCGCAAGCTCGCCAAGCAGGGCCGGATGCTCGACGCGGAGAAGCTGCTCAAGAGCGTGGGCGTGCACGACGACTACCGCCCGAACGCGTTGAACTACCAGCGCTTCGACGACGGGTCGCTGCACATGATCCCGTTCCAGTTCGAGCTGGAGTTCTTCTGGTACAACAAGGCGCTGCTCCGGCAGGCCGACGTCGAGCCGCCGAAGTCGCTGGACGACATCCCGGCGATGTGCACGGCGCTGCGCAAGGCGGGCATCACGCCGTTCGCGCTCAACGGGCAGGACCAGTGGCCGCTGGAGCGGTACGCCGCCTACCAGCCGTTCCGGGTCGCCGGTCCCGACTACGTGCAGAAGTTGAAGAAGGGCGAGGCGACGTTCGCCGACCCCGCCGGCCAGAAGGCGGTGACCTGGCTCAGCGAGCTGGGCAAGGCCCAGTGCTTCCAGGAGGGCTTCTCGTCGCAGGGCTACTCCGATGCCCAGAACCTCTTCACCTCGGGCAAGGCCGCCCTCTACAACATCGGCACCTGGGAGCTGGCGAGCCTCGCCACGGACGAGCTGAACCCGGCCGTGCGTGACGAGATTGACTACTTCACCGTGCCCGCCGGCCCCGACTCGGTCACCGCGGCCAACGAGTACGTGGTCAGCTCGGGCATCGGCATGGCGGTCAACTCGGCCACGTTCGACCCGCTGGTCCGCGACTTCCTGAAGTTCGCGCTGGAGCGCTACCCCGCCGAGTACGCCGCCACCGGCGCCCTGTCGCCGACCAAGGACGTGCGGACCACGATCCCGGCGAACGCGACCCCGTTGTACCGCAAGGCGATCGAGCAGTCGAACGACCTGGGGTCGAAGCTCGCGATGCCGTGGGACACCCAGCTCGACCCGACCTCGAACACCCGGTTGCAGCAGGAACTGGTGCTGCTGGTCCAAGGCGGCACCACGCCGGCGGAGTTCACGTCCACCATGGACTCGACCATCGCGCAGAACGCGCCCAAGTTCTTCAAGTAG
- a CDS encoding carbonic anhydrase — protein MKGGADVLDIDVTTFQRTWGPRLAAFAHGQWPTVLFVSCSDSRVVPNLITGAEPGKLFEYRTAGNVISPYTTSQPCSASATIEYAVNILGVRDIVVCGHSHCGAVGAAVRGDDLTLVPAVRQWVHGNGIGRESLSAEEADDPALTGAVIRHLATQLANLHTYPEVNRRVSDGRLRVHGWFYEVDTGEVRQLRDGFLVSL, from the coding sequence ATGAAAGGCGGCGCAGACGTGCTCGACATCGACGTCACCACGTTCCAACGCACCTGGGGCCCTCGCCTCGCGGCTTTCGCCCACGGTCAATGGCCAACCGTGCTGTTCGTGTCCTGTTCGGACTCACGGGTGGTGCCGAACCTCATCACCGGCGCCGAACCAGGCAAGCTGTTCGAGTACCGCACCGCCGGCAACGTCATCAGCCCGTACACGACGAGTCAACCGTGCTCGGCGAGCGCGACCATTGAATACGCGGTGAACATCCTCGGCGTTCGCGACATCGTCGTCTGCGGCCACTCGCACTGCGGCGCGGTGGGCGCGGCCGTGCGCGGCGACGACCTCACGCTCGTCCCCGCCGTGCGCCAGTGGGTGCACGGCAACGGCATCGGTCGGGAGTCGCTGTCGGCCGAAGAAGCGGACGACCCGGCGTTGACCGGCGCGGTGATCCGCCACCTGGCCACCCAGTTGGCGAACCTGCACACCTACCCGGAGGTGAACCGCCGGGTTTCGGATGGTCGCCTTCGCGTGCACGGGTGGTTCTACGAGGTGGACACCGGAGAGGTCAGACAACTCCGCGATGGCTTCCTGGTCTCGCTCTGA
- a CDS encoding glycoside hydrolase family 32 protein: protein MAQPVFFQPDDGWVGDVIPFQEDGRFWLFYLHEVRDSPKSGTPWRLVITKDLARFEDHGVALPNGGPDDADFNAYTGSVVRDDQGTHHLFYTGQNPDRLGADGLPLQLVMHATSTDGMATWVKHPERTFGAADGYESADWRDPFVFRDDRTGQWRMLLAARHTAGPERRRGVIAQCVSTDLVTWEPAPPFWDPRRYVTHECPDVFQWGDWWYLVYSEFTESFTTRYRMARSPDGPWTVPQHDTVDGRAFYASKTAERDGRRFFFGWIATREGQRDDGPWQWAGTLSVLEARQNTDGTLAFGFPDELVDSFTEAATPTFDPPLPTRLHAPDGYAAVVSADDAPRRFYAKVVLDIEPGTTECGLLLRSTADGDRSYVVRLEPKRGRLVFDRWPRASTGDAQWQVSGDVPFEIELERPCDLPAGEHTLELVVDGDLCVVVLDRRVALSTRIYDRPEGRVGVFLGEGGATVRDFEVRTRADV from the coding sequence ATGGCACAACCGGTGTTCTTCCAGCCCGACGACGGATGGGTCGGCGACGTCATCCCGTTCCAGGAGGACGGCAGGTTCTGGCTCTTCTACCTGCACGAGGTCCGCGACAGCCCGAAGTCGGGCACGCCGTGGCGCCTCGTCATCACCAAGGACCTCGCCCGGTTCGAGGACCACGGTGTGGCGCTGCCCAACGGCGGCCCCGACGACGCGGACTTCAACGCGTACACCGGCAGCGTCGTCCGTGACGACCAGGGCACGCACCACCTGTTCTACACCGGCCAGAACCCGGACCGCCTCGGCGCCGACGGCCTCCCGCTCCAGCTCGTCATGCACGCGACCAGCACCGATGGCATGGCGACCTGGGTCAAGCACCCCGAGCGGACCTTCGGCGCCGCCGACGGCTACGAGTCCGCCGACTGGCGCGACCCGTTCGTCTTCCGCGACGACCGGACCGGCCAGTGGCGCATGCTGCTCGCCGCACGGCACACCGCCGGGCCCGAGCGCCGCCGCGGCGTGATCGCCCAGTGCGTCTCCACCGACCTGGTGACGTGGGAACCCGCGCCGCCGTTCTGGGACCCGCGCCGGTACGTCACGCACGAGTGCCCGGACGTCTTCCAGTGGGGCGACTGGTGGTACCTCGTGTACTCGGAGTTCACCGAGTCCTTCACCACCCGCTACCGCATGGCGAGGAGCCCGGACGGCCCGTGGACCGTGCCCCAGCACGACACCGTCGACGGCCGCGCGTTCTACGCCTCCAAGACCGCCGAACGCGACGGCCGGCGGTTCTTCTTCGGCTGGATCGCCACCCGTGAGGGGCAGCGCGACGACGGCCCCTGGCAGTGGGCGGGCACGCTGTCCGTGCTGGAGGCCCGCCAGAACACCGACGGCACGCTGGCGTTCGGCTTCCCCGACGAACTGGTGGACAGCTTCACCGAAGCCGCCACACCGACGTTCGACCCCCCACTGCCCACCAGGCTGCACGCCCCGGACGGGTACGCGGCGGTCGTCTCGGCCGACGACGCCCCTCGCCGGTTCTACGCGAAGGTGGTGCTGGACATCGAGCCCGGCACCACGGAGTGCGGCCTGCTGCTGAGGTCCACCGCGGATGGCGACCGGTCGTACGTCGTGCGGCTGGAGCCGAAACGCGGTCGGCTCGTGTTCGACCGCTGGCCGCGCGCGTCCACCGGTGACGCGCAGTGGCAGGTCTCGGGCGACGTCCCGTTCGAGATCGAGCTGGAGCGACCGTGCGACCTGCCGGCGGGGGAGCACACCCTCGAACTCGTGGTCGACGGCGACCTGTGCGTCGTGGTCCTCGACCGCCGGGTCGCGCTCAGCACCCGGATCTACGACCGCCCGGAAGGCCGCGTCGGCGTCTTCCTCGGCGAGGGCGGCGCGACCGTCCGCGACTTCGAGGTGCGCACCCGTGCCGACGTCTGA
- a CDS encoding SulP family inorganic anion transporter, producing MTLNISVEPSKHQLVDLVGRYRSDVLASLVVFLVALPLCIGIAVASGVTPEAAIITAIVGGLVTGMMPGSSLQVSGPAAGLAVLVFDAVQTHGTATLGMIVLGSGVLQILMGLARLGKWFQAMASSVVAGMLAGIGLLIILGQAYALADRKAPGDAVHNLIGLPALLQGASGDPAARGALLLGVCGLVVIAFWGRAPKALRVVPGPLAAVLVVAALAAFLHADVRMLSVGVLLDAVHLPTAESAGALMSPAVLGTMLVFALIGSAESLFGATAVDRMHNGPKTRYNKELLAQGTGNVVSGFLGGIPLTAVVVRSAANVHAGARTKLSRVLHGVWMLAFAVLAPGVLRLVPITVLAAILVFSGWKLLNPRQVPQLWRHDRGEAAVLIVTTCAILATDLLEGVVIGLVAALFKLAWQMSRLTATRGLASGGGVELVFGGSATFLTVPKLQAALDAVRDDVVHLDMTSLTHLDRTCHGVVDDWARQRGKEGAKVTTALPPGAHRNLRNDGVH from the coding sequence ATGACCCTCAACATCTCCGTCGAACCGTCCAAACACCAACTCGTCGACCTCGTAGGCCGCTACCGGTCGGACGTGCTGGCCTCGCTCGTCGTGTTCCTCGTCGCGCTGCCGCTGTGCATCGGCATCGCGGTCGCTTCCGGGGTCACCCCGGAAGCCGCGATCATCACCGCCATCGTCGGCGGGCTCGTGACCGGCATGATGCCCGGCAGCTCGCTCCAGGTCAGTGGACCGGCGGCCGGGCTCGCGGTGCTCGTGTTCGACGCCGTGCAGACCCACGGGACCGCGACCCTGGGCATGATCGTGCTCGGCTCGGGCGTGTTGCAGATCCTGATGGGGCTGGCCCGGCTCGGGAAGTGGTTCCAGGCCATGGCGTCGTCGGTGGTCGCCGGGATGCTGGCGGGCATCGGCCTGTTGATCATCCTCGGCCAGGCCTACGCGCTCGCCGACCGCAAGGCGCCGGGCGACGCGGTGCACAACCTGATCGGGCTCCCCGCGCTGCTCCAAGGTGCTTCCGGTGATCCGGCCGCACGCGGTGCGTTGCTGCTCGGAGTGTGCGGGCTGGTCGTGATCGCGTTCTGGGGACGGGCGCCGAAGGCGCTGCGCGTGGTCCCGGGCCCGCTCGCCGCGGTGCTGGTGGTGGCGGCGCTGGCCGCGTTCCTCCACGCCGACGTGCGCATGCTCTCCGTCGGGGTCCTGCTCGACGCGGTGCACCTGCCGACCGCCGAGTCGGCCGGCGCGTTGATGTCGCCCGCGGTACTCGGCACCATGCTGGTCTTCGCGTTGATCGGGTCGGCGGAGAGCCTGTTCGGGGCGACGGCCGTCGACCGCATGCACAACGGCCCGAAAACCCGGTACAACAAGGAACTGCTCGCCCAGGGCACGGGCAACGTCGTCTCCGGCTTCCTGGGCGGGATCCCGCTCACCGCCGTGGTGGTGCGCAGCGCGGCCAACGTCCACGCCGGCGCGCGCACCAAGCTGTCGCGGGTGCTGCACGGCGTGTGGATGCTGGCGTTCGCAGTGCTCGCGCCCGGTGTGCTCAGGCTGGTGCCGATCACGGTGCTCGCGGCGATCCTGGTGTTCAGCGGCTGGAAGCTGCTGAACCCGCGACAGGTGCCACAGCTGTGGCGGCACGACCGGGGCGAGGCCGCGGTGCTGATCGTCACGACGTGCGCCATCCTCGCCACGGACCTGCTGGAAGGCGTGGTCATCGGCCTGGTGGCGGCACTGTTCAAGCTGGCGTGGCAGATGTCGCGGCTGACCGCGACCCGCGGGCTCGCGTCCGGTGGCGGGGTCGAGCTGGTGTTCGGCGGCAGCGCGACGTTCCTGACCGTGCCGAAGCTCCAGGCCGCGCTCGACGCCGTGCGCGACGACGTCGTCCACCTGGACATGACCTCCCTGACCCACCTCGACAGGACCTGCCACGGCGTGGTGGACGACTGGGCACGGCAGCGTGGGAAGGAGGGAGCGAAGGTCACGACCGCATTGCCGCCGGGTGCGCACAGGAACCTGCGAAACGATGGCGTTCATTGA